Proteins co-encoded in one Methanobrevibacter gottschalkii DSM 11977 genomic window:
- a CDS encoding DNA-directed RNA polymerase subunit L, translating into MENFEIIEDKTLELTFIVKDESHGVCNALRHILMQNPDVEYAVYNIDHPLTGKPEMTIKTKRGKRPRNALQKAAEQLQKESDEFKKLIDEALE; encoded by the coding sequence ATGGAAAATTTTGAAATTATTGAAGATAAAACATTAGAATTAACTTTTATTGTTAAGGATGAAAGTCATGGAGTTTGTAATGCATTAAGACACATTTTAATGCAAAATCCTGATGTTGAATATGCAGTTTATAATATTGATCATCCCCTTACTGGAAAACCAGAAATGACCATTAAAACAAAAAGAGGAAAAAGACCAAGAAACGCATTACAGAAAGCAGCAGAACAACTCCAAAAAGAAAGTGATGAATTTAAAAAACTTATTGACGAAGCTTTAGAATAA
- a CDS encoding exosome complex RNA-binding protein Csl4, which translates to MKIEEDEIVMPGDKLGIIEQYLPGEGTYDDDGDIKSSVLGNVKINQKMKVISVVSDAKPALLKVGDIIYGQITDIKPQRANVNIECIKDNARPLALPYMGAIHISQAKKDYLEKLSDAFRIGDIIQAKVVKITGDNVDLGSTDDDCGVLKAMCTRCRDYMHTTQKADELQCNTCNRKEKRKVSKNYIND; encoded by the coding sequence ATGAAAATAGAAGAAGATGAAATTGTAATGCCTGGGGATAAATTAGGAATAATAGAACAATATCTTCCAGGAGAGGGTACTTATGATGATGACGGAGACATTAAATCATCAGTACTTGGAAATGTTAAAATTAATCAAAAAATGAAGGTAATTTCTGTTGTGTCAGATGCGAAACCTGCTCTTTTAAAAGTTGGAGATATAATTTACGGCCAAATAACTGATATTAAACCACAAAGAGCTAATGTTAACATTGAATGTATTAAAGACAACGCAAGACCATTAGCATTACCCTATATGGGAGCTATACACATCTCACAAGCAAAAAAAGATTATTTAGAGAAATTATCTGATGCTTTTAGAATAGGAGATATTATTCAAGCAAAAGTTGTTAAAATTACTGGAGATAATGTTGATTTAGGTAGTACAGATGATGATTGTGGTGTCCTAAAAGCTATGTGTACTCGTTGTAGAGATTACATGCATACTACCCAAAAAGCTGATGAACTTCAATGTAATACTTGTAATAGAAAAGAAAAACGTAAAGTTTCTAAAAACTACATTAATGATTAA
- the dph2 gene encoding diphthamide biosynthesis enzyme Dph2 codes for MSMYNLDLDKVIRKITSMDAQTVGLQFPEGLKMQAIKIARQIEEETDATVVISGDPCFGACDVSDYKMKGSVDLIVHYGHTPLPLKYEVPTLFIEAYSNIDIKKDLEKSIEYLKDYYRIGLVTTTQHLHLLNETKDYLEDNGKEVVLGSSPSTRKGQVLGCNFSSIKNLDAEVILFIGTGNFHPLGIKLFSNTPVIALDPYNSEIRSMDEFADRILRIRFARITKARGAKKWGILVSTKEGQYRMTLAKEIKKILEDSKMEAYIILVDNVSPDVLLPYLELDAFVVSACPRIAIDDSQMYKKPLLTPQELEIVLNKRKWENYQLDEILFHEHYK; via the coding sequence ATGTCAATGTATAATCTGGATTTAGACAAAGTAATCCGTAAAATAACTTCAATGGATGCTCAAACTGTTGGTCTTCAATTTCCTGAAGGTTTGAAAATGCAAGCTATAAAAATAGCTAGACAAATTGAAGAAGAAACCGATGCAACAGTTGTTATTTCAGGTGATCCCTGTTTTGGAGCTTGTGATGTTAGCGATTATAAAATGAAAGGTTCAGTTGATTTAATCGTTCATTACGGACACACCCCCCTTCCCTTAAAATATGAAGTTCCAACATTGTTTATTGAAGCATATTCCAATATAGATATTAAAAAAGATCTTGAAAAGTCAATAGAATATTTAAAAGATTATTACAGAATAGGACTCGTAACAACAACACAACATTTACATCTTTTAAATGAAACTAAAGATTACTTAGAAGATAATGGAAAAGAAGTTGTTCTAGGTTCTTCACCATCGACTAGAAAAGGTCAAGTTTTAGGATGCAACTTTTCATCTATAAAAAACTTAGATGCTGAAGTAATATTATTCATAGGAACTGGAAATTTCCATCCATTAGGAATCAAATTATTTTCAAACACCCCCGTAATTGCCCTAGACCCATACAATAGTGAAATTAGAAGTATGGATGAATTTGCAGACAGGATTTTAAGAATAAGATTTGCAAGAATTACAAAAGCTCGTGGTGCTAAAAAATGGGGAATTTTAGTATCTACAAAAGAAGGTCAATACAGAATGACCTTAGCAAAGGAAATTAAAAAAATTCTAGAAGATTCAAAAATGGAAGCATATATTATTTTAGTTGATAATGTATCACCAGATGTTTTACTTCCTTACTTGGAATTAGATGCTTTTGTTGTTAGTGCATGTCCCAGAATCGCAATTGATGATTCACAAATGTATAAAAAACCATTATTAACCCCACAAGAATTAGAAATAGTCCTAAATAAGAGAAAATGGGAAAATTACCAATTAGATGAAATTTTATTTCATGAACATTATAAATAA
- the hpt gene encoding hypoxanthine/guanine phosphoribosyltransferase, with amino-acid sequence MLEEVKKSLEASPIVKKGDYNYFVNPISDGVPAMDPKMLRELSLAVYKHADLDVDKIVAVEAMGIHLATALSLTTDIPFVVIRKRQYGLEGETEVYQKTGYGSSNLYVNDLHEGEKILLIDDVVSTGGTLIALLNTLKDLGLKIKSTVAVIEKGEGKNIVKKETGVDVISIIKLDVINGKVVIEKTIED; translated from the coding sequence ATGTTAGAAGAAGTAAAAAAATCTTTAGAAGCATCTCCTATTGTTAAAAAAGGTGATTATAACTACTTTGTAAATCCAATAAGTGATGGTGTTCCAGCAATGGATCCTAAAATGCTTAGAGAATTATCATTAGCAGTTTATAAACATGCAGATTTAGATGTTGATAAAATTGTAGCAGTTGAAGCTATGGGGATACATTTAGCCACTGCATTATCCCTTACAACTGACATCCCCTTTGTTGTAATCCGTAAAAGACAATATGGTCTTGAAGGAGAAACAGAAGTTTATCAAAAAACAGGATATGGTTCATCCAACCTTTATGTAAACGATTTACATGAAGGTGAAAAAATATTACTAATTGATGATGTGGTAAGTACTGGAGGAACATTAATAGCTTTATTAAACACTTTAAAAGATTTAGGATTAAAAATTAAATCTACTGTTGCAGTAATCGAAAAAGGTGAAGGCAAAAATATCGTTAAAAAAGAAACTGGTGTTGATGTAATATCTATTATTAAACTAGATGTCATCAACGGAAAAGTAGTTATTGAAAAAACAATTGAAGATTAA
- a CDS encoding signal recognition particle protein Srp54: protein MNMLGNLGENLTNTMKKLVGMSVIDKKTIKEVVKDIQRALIQSDVNIKLVLELSKKIESRSLEEKPPKGITPREHVITIIYEEMVNLLGSETVGLDINERPYKILFLGLQGSGKTTTIGKLCRFLQKKGFNPAVVCTDTWRPAAYVQLKQLTEEMDVPLYGDPENKDALDLARKGLQEFKNRKVIIFDTAGRHKQEEDLIAEMDELDDIINPNEAILVIDGTIGQQAGEQAKAFSQATDIGSIIITKLDGSAKGGGAMSAVAETGAPIKFIGTGERIDDFELFDPERFISRLLGMGDIKSLIEKAEENIDEDIAEKTMTNMLTGKFTLMDMKNQFEMMNKMGPMQQVLNMIPGMGNKISKEASKMTEDKIGLYKVMMSSMTEEEMLNPKIIKQSRVQRIARGSGVEESEVKELLKYYNNTKKTMKGIGKRGGRLGGGAMNRMMGQFMNR, encoded by the coding sequence ATCAATATGCTTGGAAATTTAGGAGAAAATCTTACTAATACAATGAAAAAATTAGTAGGAATGTCTGTTATTGATAAAAAAACTATTAAAGAAGTTGTTAAAGATATTCAACGAGCTTTAATTCAATCTGATGTTAATATTAAATTGGTTCTGGAGTTATCAAAAAAAATTGAAAGCAGGTCTCTTGAAGAGAAACCACCAAAAGGTATTACTCCAAGAGAGCATGTTATAACAATTATTTATGAAGAAATGGTAAATCTGTTAGGTAGTGAAACTGTTGGTTTAGATATTAATGAAAGACCTTACAAAATTTTATTCTTGGGTCTTCAAGGTAGTGGTAAAACAACTACAATTGGTAAATTATGTAGGTTTTTACAGAAAAAAGGTTTCAATCCTGCGGTTGTATGTACAGATACATGGAGACCAGCTGCCTATGTCCAATTAAAACAATTAACCGAGGAAATGGATGTTCCTTTATATGGGGATCCTGAGAATAAGGATGCTCTTGATTTAGCTAGAAAAGGTTTGCAGGAATTTAAAAATAGGAAAGTTATTATTTTCGATACTGCCGGCAGACATAAACAGGAAGAAGATTTGATTGCTGAAATGGATGAATTGGATGATATTATTAATCCAAATGAAGCTATTCTTGTTATTGATGGAACAATCGGCCAACAAGCAGGTGAACAAGCGAAAGCTTTCTCACAAGCTACTGATATTGGATCAATAATTATTACAAAATTAGATGGTTCAGCAAAGGGTGGGGGCGCGATGTCTGCTGTTGCAGAAACTGGTGCTCCAATTAAATTCATAGGTACTGGTGAGAGAATTGATGATTTTGAATTATTTGATCCTGAAAGATTTATTTCAAGATTACTTGGTATGGGTGATATAAAATCTCTCATTGAAAAAGCTGAAGAGAATATTGATGAGGATATTGCAGAAAAAACAATGACCAATATGCTCACGGGTAAATTCACTTTAATGGATATGAAAAATCAATTTGAAATGATGAATAAGATGGGTCCTATGCAACAAGTTTTAAATATGATTCCTGGCATGGGAAATAAAATTTCAAAAGAAGCTTCTAAAATGACTGAAGATAAAATAGGATTATATAAGGTTATGATGTCTTCCATGACTGAAGAAGAAATGTTAAATCCTAAAATAATTAAACAGTCTCGTGTTCAAAGAATTGCTAGAGGATCTGGTGTTGAAGAAAGTGAAGTAAAAGAACTTTTAAAATATTATAACAACACTAAAAAGACAATGAAAGGAATTGGTAAACGTGGCGGTCGTTTAGGTGGCGGCGCTATGAATCGGATGATGGGACAATTCATGAATAGATAA
- a CDS encoding tRNA pseudouridine(54/55) synthase Pus10 gives MDNMYELAKQILEETGGRICKNCLGRKLSKTIEGTNNIERADKVCVELNISLDDVDCVICNNIFDKLNDKLYKKINDKINQLGLEFDTFLVGSKVPKDVQERDDCLSEKFNLPVETIKKEINRLIGLELWKIYDKEAEFESQDIVFNIDLIDNPKVRIQINPLYIEGKYNKFKRGIPQTKWPCTKCKGKGCCECNFTGKQYPESVEELISEHILKLTKGKEAKFHGAGREDIDVLMLGSGRPFVLEIKEPKIRKLNLAKVEDEINKINEGKTSYHNLHLCKRNRKAEIKQSSPDTYKVYNAIVECDERFDESKLEELLKLDEIHQQTPLRVLRRRADKVRIKHVKELSYEIIDDKHFSMRIKTEGGLYIKELISGDGGRSHPNVSEILGIKAICEQLDVIEVSEK, from the coding sequence ATAGATAATATGTACGAATTAGCAAAACAAATTTTAGAGGAAACCGGTGGTAGAATCTGTAAGAATTGTCTCGGTCGCAAATTATCTAAAACAATTGAAGGAACAAACAATATTGAAAGAGCAGATAAAGTTTGTGTTGAATTAAATATCAGTTTGGATGATGTCGATTGTGTAATATGTAATAATATCTTCGATAAACTTAATGACAAGTTATATAAAAAAATTAATGATAAAATTAATCAGTTAGGTCTTGAATTTGATACATTTTTAGTGGGTTCAAAAGTTCCTAAGGATGTTCAAGAACGTGACGATTGTTTATCTGAAAAATTCAATTTACCAGTTGAGACAATCAAAAAAGAAATTAATAGATTGATTGGTCTTGAACTTTGGAAAATCTATGACAAAGAAGCCGAATTTGAAAGTCAGGATATTGTATTTAACATTGATTTAATAGATAATCCTAAAGTTAGAATTCAAATTAATCCTTTATATATTGAAGGAAAATACAATAAGTTCAAAAGAGGAATTCCACAAACTAAATGGCCATGTACTAAATGTAAAGGGAAAGGATGTTGCGAATGTAACTTCACTGGAAAACAATACCCTGAATCAGTTGAAGAACTAATTTCCGAGCATATATTAAAATTAACTAAGGGTAAGGAAGCTAAATTCCATGGTGCAGGTCGTGAAGACATTGATGTTTTAATGTTAGGTTCGGGAAGACCATTTGTATTGGAAATTAAAGAGCCAAAAATAAGAAAACTTAATTTAGCAAAAGTTGAAGATGAAATAAATAAAATTAACGAAGGTAAAACTTCATATCATAATTTACATTTATGTAAAAGAAATAGAAAAGCAGAAATTAAACAATCTTCTCCTGATACTTATAAAGTGTATAATGCAATTGTTGAGTGTGATGAAAGATTCGACGAGTCAAAACTTGAGGAATTATTAAAACTAGATGAAATTCATCAGCAAACTCCATTAAGAGTATTAAGGAGGCGTGCTGATAAAGTTCGTATTAAACATGTTAAAGAGTTATCTTATGAAATAATTGATGATAAACATTTTAGTATGCGTATTAAAACAGAAGGTGGATTGTATATTAAAGAATTAATCTCTGGGGATGGGGGAAGAAGTCATCCTAATGTGAGTGAGATTTTAGGTATTAAAGCAATTTGTGAACAATTGGATGTAATAGAAGTGAGTGAGAAGTAG
- the moaC gene encoding cyclic pyranopterin monophosphate synthase MoaC, with protein MAEEFTHLTETGVHMVEVGGKPDQKRRAIASGSIFLDKNTINLIQNDEIKKGNVLTTAQIAGIQAVKNTSSIIPLCHPLALTGIELDFDVKKDEIIATCAVNTLGKTGVEMEAITGVSVALLTVWDMVKAVEKDENGQYPDTRISDINVIKKEKI; from the coding sequence ATGGCAGAGGAATTTACACATTTAACAGAAACAGGAGTGCATATGGTTGAAGTTGGTGGAAAACCAGATCAAAAAAGAAGGGCTATTGCAAGTGGAAGTATATTTCTAGATAAAAATACTATTAACTTAATTCAAAATGATGAAATTAAAAAGGGTAATGTTTTAACAACCGCTCAGATTGCAGGAATTCAGGCTGTTAAAAACACATCTTCTATAATTCCACTTTGTCATCCATTGGCATTAACTGGTATTGAACTGGATTTTGATGTTAAAAAAGATGAAATAATAGCTACTTGTGCTGTTAATACATTAGGTAAAACCGGTGTTGAAATGGAGGCTATTACTGGTGTAAGTGTAGCTTTACTTACTGTATGGGACATGGTTAAAGCTGTTGAAAAAGATGAAAATGGACAATACCCTGATACTAGAATTAGTGACATTAATGTAATTAAGAAAGAAAAAATCTAA
- a CDS encoding preprotein translocase subunit Sec61beta codes for MAKKDNKISMPQTGAGLVRYFDEESLGPKLSPEHIIVATVIVAILCFVLRYSA; via the coding sequence ATGGCGAAAAAAGATAATAAAATTTCTATGCCTCAAACAGGTGCAGGTTTAGTAAGATATTTTGATGAAGAAAGTCTTGGACCAAAACTTTCTCCTGAGCATATAATAGTTGCTACTGTTATTGTAGCGATATTATGTTTCGTATTAAGATACTCAGCTTAA
- the hisF gene encoding imidazole glycerol phosphate synthase subunit HisF, with product MLTKRIIPCLDCDLQVPEGRVVKGVEFKEIKYAGNPVDLATKYYEEGADEIVVLDITASHERRATMADVIDMLTENVFMPICVGGGIRKVEDYIKMLRAGADKCSTNTAAIKNPELLTEASKVVGSQAVVIGIDAKRRYISNPDDAPDKVVVETDKGFCWFDSSIYGGREFTGIDAIQWAQKCQDLGAGEILLTSMDGDGTQNGYDIELNKAINDAVDIPVIASGGVGKPKDILDVFKKTDVSAALAASIFHFNQYSIGDVKKYLKDNNVAVRL from the coding sequence ATGTTAACTAAAAGAATTATTCCTTGTTTGGATTGTGATTTACAAGTGCCTGAAGGTAGAGTTGTAAAAGGCGTAGAATTTAAAGAAATTAAATATGCTGGAAATCCAGTAGATCTTGCAACTAAATATTATGAAGAAGGTGCAGATGAAATTGTTGTTTTAGATATCACTGCTTCACATGAAAGACGGGCTACTATGGCAGATGTTATTGACATGTTAACAGAAAATGTATTCATGCCAATCTGTGTAGGTGGGGGGATAAGAAAAGTTGAAGATTATATTAAAATGCTTAGAGCAGGTGCTGATAAATGTTCTACAAATACAGCTGCAATTAAAAATCCGGAATTGTTAACTGAAGCTTCAAAAGTTGTAGGATCACAAGCAGTTGTTATTGGAATTGATGCAAAAAGAAGATATATCTCAAATCCAGATGACGCACCGGATAAAGTCGTTGTTGAAACTGATAAAGGCTTCTGCTGGTTTGATTCAAGTATTTATGGCGGACGGGAATTTACAGGAATCGATGCCATTCAATGGGCTCAAAAATGCCAGGACTTGGGTGCCGGTGAAATCCTTTTAACAAGTATGGATGGTGATGGGACTCAAAACGGATATGATATTGAGTTGAACAAAGCTATTAATGATGCAGTTGATATTCCAGTCATTGCTAGTGGTGGTGTTGGTAAACCAAAAGATATTTTGGATGTATTTAAGAAAACTGATGTTAGTGCAGCTCTTGCAGCAAGTATATTTCATTTTAACCAGTATTCTATTGGTGATGTAAAAAAGTACTTAAAAGATAATAATGTGGCTGTTCGTTTATGA